From a single Rutidosis leptorrhynchoides isolate AG116_Rl617_1_P2 chromosome 5, CSIRO_AGI_Rlap_v1, whole genome shotgun sequence genomic region:
- the LOC139849217 gene encoding uncharacterized protein, whose protein sequence is MTAGCHRRVTSPAVNSLFPSLFFALGKINSSHTHGYLRSCPTSLGAGRSRGSRDFRVRIRVGSWNVGSLTSKSRELVETLLKSKVDILCVQETRWKGEEAVDIGDYKLWFSGSRVARNGVGIFIGPRHKDNIVGVGRCSDRIMSVRLVIQEESYMVICAYAPHAGLGEEEKSRFWESLDEVVRSCLADHRLLIGGDLNGHIGTISDGYASVHGGFGYGVRNEEGRSILEFAVAHDLVVANSFFRKTEAQLATFHSGGHSTQIDYLLLRKGDLRTCRDCKALTTWTCSTQHRLLVMDLVPQRRVTRRGRPAQPRILWKNLNEEKAETFKASVLERVEAVMDTVTHGDADQMWNSFASTIRDVAKKTLGVAVGTSRGHKSCRESWWICDEVQTKVALKQLRFRELVTCRDGTRDDRTRAEERYKEAKREAKKAVARAKDKAYEVLYRKLDSKEGANDIYRIAKARERRRRDIDNIKFIKDEAGKTIVKEDEIRKRWEGYFQSLFVGEGPGLQEDPQDLGIGQFQNNNFCRRISQEEVRSALRKMGRNKAVGPDQIPIEAWRCL, encoded by the exons ATGACGGCTGGCTGTCACCGGAGAGTAACTTCTCCGGCGGTTAACTCTCTTTTCCCCTCTCT TTTTTTTGCACTC GGTAAGATTAACTCGTCACATACACATGGTTACTTGAGGTCATGTCCTACTAGCTTAGGGGCGGGTAGGTCTAGAGGGAGTAGAGATTTTCGTGTTAGGATTAGAGTAGGTAGTTGGAATGTAGGAAGTTTGACGAGCAAATCCCGTGAACTTGTAGAGACGTTACTTAAGAGTAAAGTGGACATATTGTGTGTTCAAGAGACCAGATGGAAGGGTGAAGAGGCGGTTGACATTGGTGACTACAAGTTGTGGTTTTCGGGTTCCAGAGTAGCTAGAAACGGGGTAGGGATCTTTATAGGGCCCCGTCATAAGGATAATATTGTGGGTGTGGGTAGGTgtagcgataggattatgtcggttaggtTAGTTATCCAGGAGGAGTCTTACATGGTTATTTGCGCTTACGCACCTCATGCTGGTTTAGGCGAAGAAGAAAAAAGTCGCTTTTGGGAATCGTTAGATGAAGTTGTGAGGAGTTGCCTCGCTGATCATCGATTACTTATTGGGGGAGACCTTAATGGACATATAGGAACGATTTCAGATGGATATGCGAGTGTCCATGGGGGCTTTGGGTACGGAGTTCGAAATGAAGAAGGACGCTCCATTCTCGAATTCGCTGTTGCCCACGATTTGGTTGTTGCAAACTCTTTCTTTAGGAAGACGGAAGCTCAGCTAGCAACCTTCCACAGTGGAGGTCATAGTACCCAGATTGATTATTTGCTGCTTCGCAAAGGGGACCTTAGGACCTGCAGAGACTGTAAAGCCCTGACTACCTGGACCTGTTCCACTCAACACAGACTTTTGGTCATGGACTTGGTTCCGCAGAGACGGGTTACTAGGAGAGGGAGACCCGCCCAACCTAGGATCCTTTGGAAGAATCTGAATGAAGAGAAAGCCGAAACTTTCAAAGCATCTGTTTTGGAAAGAGTAGAGGCAGTAATGGATACTGTTACTCATGGGGATGCAGATCAGATGTGGAATAGTTTCGCATCAACTATTAGAGATGTCGCCAAGAAAACCTTAGGTGTGGCAGTAGGGACATCGAGAGGACACAAGTCTTGTAGAGAATCATGGTGGATTTGTGATGAGGTTCAAACCAAAGTCGCACTTAAGCAACTGAGGTTTAGGGAGCTCGTTACATGTCGGGACGGGACACGTGATGACAGAACTAGGGCAGAAGAAAGgtataaagaagctaaaagagaagctaagaaggccgTTGCCCGTGCAAAAGATAAAGCGTATGAAGTTTTGTATAGGAAACTAGACTCCAAAGAAGGAGCAAATGATATTTACAGGATTGCTAAAGCTAGGGAGCGTAGGAGGAGGGATATAGATAACATCAAGTTCATCAAGGATGAAGCCGGTAAAACCATAGTAAAGGAAGACGAAATTAGAAAAAGATGGGAAGGGTATTTCCAATCTCTTTTCGTGGGTGAAGGACCCGGGCTCCAAGAGGACCCGCAGGACTTGGGAATAGGACAATTCCAGAACAACAATTTCTGTAGGAGAATCAGTCAGGAAGAAGTAAGATCGGCACTACGAAAGATGGGTAGAAACAAAGCTGTTGGACCAGACCAGATCCCAatagaggcgtggcggtgcctatga